A genomic segment from Microbulbifer elongatus encodes:
- a CDS encoding S-(hydroxymethyl)glutathione dehydrogenase/class III alcohol dehydrogenase, with protein MTETIKSRAAVAWGPGKPLSIEEVDVMPPQAGEVRIRVIASGVCHTDAFTLSGDDPEGIFPAILGHEGGGIVESVGEGVTSVAVGDHVIPLYTPECGECKFCKSGKTNLCGQIRDTQGKGLMPDGTTRFSKDGEPIYHYMGCSTFSEYTVLPEISLAKVNKTAPLEEVCLLGCGVTTGLGAVMNTAKVEEGATVAIFGLGGIGLSAVIGAAMAKAGRIIAIDINESKFDLARQLGATDCINPKNYDKPIQEVVVELTDGGVDYSFECIGNVDVMRSALECCHKGWGESIIIGVAGAGQEISTRPFQLVTGRVWKGTAFGGVKGRSELPDYVERYLAGEFKLNDFITHTMGLDGINHAFDLMHSGESIRSVIHFDQ; from the coding sequence ATGACCGAGACCATCAAATCAAGAGCCGCCGTAGCCTGGGGGCCGGGTAAGCCTCTTTCCATCGAAGAGGTGGATGTGATGCCCCCGCAGGCCGGCGAGGTGCGTATCCGCGTGATCGCCTCTGGGGTGTGTCACACCGATGCGTTCACCCTGTCCGGGGATGACCCGGAAGGTATTTTCCCGGCGATTCTCGGCCACGAGGGCGGCGGTATTGTCGAGTCCGTGGGCGAAGGTGTGACCAGCGTGGCCGTGGGTGACCATGTGATTCCGCTGTACACCCCCGAGTGTGGCGAGTGCAAATTCTGCAAATCCGGCAAGACCAACCTGTGTGGCCAGATCCGCGACACTCAGGGCAAGGGGCTGATGCCGGACGGCACCACCCGCTTCTCCAAAGATGGCGAGCCCATCTACCACTACATGGGCTGCTCCACTTTCTCCGAGTACACAGTGCTGCCGGAAATTTCCCTGGCCAAGGTCAACAAGACCGCGCCGCTAGAGGAAGTCTGTCTGCTGGGCTGCGGTGTCACCACCGGCCTGGGCGCGGTGATGAACACCGCCAAGGTGGAGGAAGGCGCGACCGTGGCCATATTTGGTCTCGGCGGTATTGGCCTCTCCGCGGTGATCGGCGCAGCCATGGCCAAGGCCGGACGTATCATTGCCATCGATATCAATGAGAGTAAATTCGACCTGGCGCGCCAGCTGGGTGCGACCGACTGCATCAATCCAAAGAACTACGACAAGCCGATCCAGGAAGTAGTCGTCGAGCTCACCGACGGCGGTGTGGACTACTCCTTCGAGTGCATTGGTAACGTGGACGTGATGCGTTCTGCACTGGAGTGCTGTCACAAGGGTTGGGGTGAATCCATCATCATCGGCGTTGCCGGCGCCGGCCAGGAAATCTCCACCCGCCCGTTCCAGCTAGTCACCGGCCGGGTGTGGAAAGGCACCGCGTTTGGCGGCGTCAAAGGGCGCTCGGAACTACCAGATTACGTGGAGCGCTATCTGGCGGGCGAGTTCAAGCTGAACGACTTCATTACCCACACCATGGGGCTGGATGGTATCAACCATGCGTTCGACCTGATGCACAGTGGTGAGAGCATCCGCTCGGTCATCCATTTCGATCAGTGA
- a CDS encoding IS4 family transposase produces MDALQSFCDLSTFTQNIPVEWVDSALQLSSQATIRRRRLPADQVLWLVLGMALFRNEPVSEVARRLNICAQGLANDSLLAPSGVSKARQRLGANPVQWLFQRTGVHWGHERYPEDEWRGLQVLAVDGALLRTQDTPELRDHFGSGNTSTNRQTPYPLMRLVALMNVRSHVLLNAELSPYRRSEIRLADEFMNQVPEASVTLFDKGFWSADLLLRWADQNTQRHWLIPERKGLVSETVEVYNKNDRLLRMKVSPQARKRNPALPEYWEVRAVSYKHNGKNKTVFTWLPADTYGTKAVAKLYQERWEIEIGFRDIKSSMQHNAVTLRSKTVELVYQEVWGLLLAYNVIRREASQAAVAHGGNPARIRFKFACQYIAAQLIVMAAAQPLSRTGARLSELRAGIGNLFLEDRPRPSRPRTVKISKTRYPVNRRAAPLK; encoded by the coding sequence ATTGATGCCCTCCAGTCCTTCTGTGACCTGAGTACCTTCACCCAGAACATTCCCGTTGAATGGGTGGATTCCGCTCTGCAGTTATCCTCGCAAGCCACTATTCGCCGCCGTCGACTTCCCGCCGATCAGGTACTCTGGCTCGTGCTGGGCATGGCCCTGTTCAGGAATGAACCGGTCTCAGAAGTTGCCCGCAGGCTCAATATCTGTGCTCAGGGGCTCGCGAACGATAGCCTGTTGGCCCCAAGCGGGGTATCAAAGGCGCGACAGCGTCTTGGTGCTAACCCCGTTCAGTGGCTATTTCAACGTACCGGGGTGCACTGGGGACATGAGCGTTACCCCGAAGATGAATGGCGAGGATTGCAAGTTCTCGCTGTCGATGGCGCGCTGTTGCGCACTCAAGATACTCCTGAGCTGCGAGATCATTTTGGCTCCGGTAACACGAGCACAAACCGGCAAACTCCGTACCCTCTTATGCGCCTGGTTGCTCTAATGAACGTACGTTCACATGTACTTCTGAATGCAGAGCTAAGCCCTTACCGACGCAGCGAAATACGCCTGGCCGATGAGTTTATGAATCAGGTGCCGGAAGCCTCCGTAACCCTGTTTGATAAGGGTTTTTGGAGTGCAGACCTTTTGCTGCGGTGGGCGGATCAGAACACGCAACGCCACTGGCTGATCCCCGAGCGCAAAGGCCTGGTCAGTGAGACAGTGGAGGTCTACAACAAAAATGATCGACTACTGCGAATGAAGGTCTCCCCCCAGGCTCGGAAGCGCAATCCGGCCCTTCCCGAGTACTGGGAAGTTCGAGCAGTGAGCTACAAGCATAATGGCAAAAACAAAACGGTATTTACCTGGCTACCGGCAGATACTTATGGCACTAAAGCCGTTGCGAAGCTCTACCAAGAGCGCTGGGAAATCGAAATCGGCTTCCGTGACATCAAAAGTTCCATGCAGCACAACGCCGTCACCCTACGTAGCAAGACCGTGGAACTGGTTTATCAGGAAGTGTGGGGGCTACTGTTGGCGTACAACGTGATACGTCGAGAGGCAAGCCAGGCAGCGGTCGCTCACGGGGGAAACCCAGCCAGGATACGCTTTAAGTTCGCATGCCAGTATATTGCTGCGCAGCTGATTGTCATGGCCGCGGCTCAGCCATTATCAAGGACTGGAGCGCGCTTATCGGAGCTTAGGGCGGGGATTGGGAACCTGTTTTTAGAGGACCGTCCTCGGCCTTCTAGGCCGAGGACGGTAAAGATCAGCAAAACCCGCTATCCGGTGAATCGTCGTGCTGCTCCGCTTAAGTGA
- the trpC gene encoding indole-3-glycerol phosphate synthase TrpC: protein MNTPTILKAIVERKWEEVAERKKQVSQDEMQQRALKQPPCRGFVKAIEAKRNAGEAAVIAEIKKASPSKGVIREDFIPAEIATSYEKGGAACLSVLTDVDFFQGADEYLQQARNAVRLPVIRKDFIVDPYQVYEARAIGADCILLIAACLDDTQLTSLNDLALELGLDVLVEVHDREELERALKLPNRLIGINNRNLHTFEVQLETTFGLLDRIPDDRIVVTESGIHTTDDVAAMRGHNVDTFLVGEAFMREQEPGRRLMELFN from the coding sequence ATGAATACCCCAACAATTCTGAAAGCCATCGTCGAGCGCAAATGGGAAGAAGTGGCCGAGCGCAAGAAACAGGTCAGTCAGGATGAGATGCAGCAGCGCGCCCTCAAGCAGCCGCCCTGTCGCGGGTTTGTGAAAGCGATTGAGGCCAAGCGCAACGCCGGTGAAGCGGCGGTCATCGCGGAAATCAAAAAAGCCTCCCCGAGCAAGGGGGTGATCCGCGAAGACTTTATTCCCGCAGAAATAGCCACCAGCTACGAAAAGGGCGGTGCCGCCTGTCTGTCCGTGCTCACCGATGTGGATTTTTTCCAGGGGGCAGACGAGTATCTGCAGCAGGCTCGCAATGCGGTGCGCCTGCCGGTCATCCGCAAGGATTTTATCGTGGATCCGTATCAGGTGTACGAGGCCCGTGCCATCGGTGCCGACTGCATCCTACTGATCGCCGCCTGTCTGGACGACACGCAGCTCACCAGCCTGAATGACCTGGCGCTGGAACTGGGGCTGGACGTGCTGGTGGAAGTGCACGATCGCGAGGAACTGGAGCGCGCGCTGAAACTACCTAACCGCCTGATCGGCATCAACAACCGCAATCTGCATACCTTTGAGGTGCAGCTGGAAACCACCTTTGGACTGCTGGACCGGATTCCCGATGACCGTATCGTGGTCACCGAAAGCGGTATCCACACTACCGACGACGTAGCGGCCATGCGCGGTCACAATGTGGATACCTTCCTGGTGGGTGAAGCTTTTATGCGCGAGCAAGAACCGGGCCGCCGCCTGATGGAGCTGTTTAACTGA
- the trpD gene encoding anthranilate phosphoribosyltransferase, whose product MNIQQAIGKLVEGEHLTRGEMREAMGQIMRGEAEDAQIGAFLVALRMGGESVEEITGAVEVMRELCTKVEIDETNAVDIVGTGGDGANLFNVSSASSFVAAAAGAKVAKHGNRSVSSSSGSADLLEKAGIYLPLTPEQVARCIDGVGVGFMFAPSYHSAMRHAIGPRKALGLRTIFNLLGPLTNPAGVKRQVIGVYDPHYSRMLAEVLQTLGSEHVLVLHSDDGLDEVSLAAETRGWELKNGELKKVTIAPEDFGIERQNLDGLCVEGSEESLALIRDALGKRETAAGDKAADIIAMNAGMAIYVSGVAASRAEGVSMAQDAIYSGLAGEKINELAAFTSAFKE is encoded by the coding sequence ATGAATATCCAACAGGCCATCGGAAAGCTGGTCGAAGGTGAGCATCTCACCCGCGGAGAAATGCGCGAGGCCATGGGCCAGATTATGCGCGGAGAAGCGGAAGACGCGCAGATTGGTGCCTTTCTGGTGGCCCTGCGCATGGGTGGTGAATCCGTGGAGGAAATCACCGGCGCGGTGGAGGTGATGCGCGAATTGTGCACCAAGGTCGAGATCGATGAGACCAACGCGGTGGATATCGTCGGTACCGGTGGAGACGGGGCCAACCTGTTCAACGTCTCCAGCGCTTCCAGCTTTGTCGCCGCTGCCGCCGGGGCCAAGGTGGCCAAACACGGCAACCGTTCGGTTTCTTCCTCCTCCGGCTCTGCAGACCTGCTGGAAAAAGCCGGTATCTACCTTCCCCTGACCCCGGAACAGGTCGCCCGCTGTATCGACGGCGTGGGGGTGGGCTTTATGTTTGCGCCCAGCTATCACAGCGCCATGCGCCACGCCATTGGCCCGCGTAAAGCGCTGGGTCTGCGCACGATATTCAATCTGCTGGGGCCGTTGACCAACCCCGCCGGCGTAAAGCGCCAGGTGATCGGAGTGTACGATCCGCACTACAGCCGCATGCTGGCGGAAGTATTGCAGACTCTCGGTTCCGAGCATGTGCTGGTGCTGCACAGTGACGATGGTCTGGACGAAGTGAGCCTCGCGGCGGAAACCCGCGGTTGGGAACTGAAGAACGGTGAGCTGAAAAAAGTCACCATCGCCCCGGAGGATTTCGGTATCGAGCGGCAGAACCTGGACGGGCTGTGTGTGGAAGGCTCCGAAGAATCTCTGGCGCTGATCCGCGACGCCCTCGGCAAGCGTGAAACCGCCGCGGGGGACAAGGCAGCTGATATCATTGCCATGAATGCCGGCATGGCCATCTACGTGAGTGGTGTGGCCGCAAGCCGGGCGGAAGGGGTGAGCATGGCGCAGGACGCCATCTACAGCGGCCTCGCCGGAGAAAAGATTAACGAGCTGGCCGCCTTTACCAGCGCATTCAAAGAGTGA
- a CDS encoding anthranilate synthase component II, with product MILMIDNYDSFTFNIVQYLAELGAEVVVKRNDEITVADIEKLNPEKIVISPGPCTPNEAGISMETIRTYAGKLPILGICLGHQSIGQVFGGRVVRAGEVMHGKTSPIIHSNLGVFNGLSNPFEATRYHSLVVDKGSLPDCLEVTAWTETEDGEIDEIMGVRHRELPIEGVQFHPESILTQHGHDMLRNFLES from the coding sequence ATGATCCTGATGATCGACAACTACGACTCCTTCACCTTCAACATCGTGCAGTACCTGGCGGAGTTGGGGGCGGAGGTTGTGGTCAAGCGCAATGATGAAATTACCGTTGCGGATATTGAAAAGCTGAACCCGGAGAAAATCGTAATCTCACCGGGCCCCTGCACACCGAACGAAGCGGGCATCTCCATGGAGACCATCCGCACCTATGCGGGCAAGCTGCCCATTCTCGGCATCTGCCTGGGCCACCAGAGTATTGGCCAGGTGTTTGGCGGTCGCGTGGTGCGCGCCGGGGAAGTGATGCACGGCAAGACCTCGCCGATTATTCACAGCAATCTCGGTGTATTTAACGGTCTCTCCAATCCGTTCGAGGCCACCCGCTATCACTCGCTGGTGGTGGACAAGGGCAGTCTGCCGGATTGTCTGGAAGTCACTGCCTGGACCGAGACTGAAGACGGTGAGATCGACGAGATCATGGGCGTTCGTCATCGCGAGCTGCCGATCGAAGGGGTGCAGTTCCATCCGGAGTCGATTCTGACCCAGCATGGGCACGATATGTTGCGGAATTTTTTGGAGTCTTGA
- a CDS encoding ion transporter, with translation MNSEISVGQKRSFAEQCRRLVDTPIFNQVIIALISVNAVVVGLETSTWVLERFSSTLHGINQLILGAFMLEAAIKMAAHGNRPWRYFANGWNVFDFSIIVLSLIPAAGPMATLARLVRVLRVLRLVSAFPELRLLVDTLLRSLPSMFHISLLMGIIFYIYGVAGYFLFHEIDPTHWRNLPIALLSLFRIVTFEDWTDIMYTAMESMPYSWIYFLSFVVMGAFVMINLFIGVVLNNLEEAKLRRLDELAMPPSQTEILRELRATQESLARLQKRLGDLGDEKGSEP, from the coding sequence ATGAATAGTGAAATTTCAGTAGGGCAGAAGCGTAGTTTTGCTGAACAGTGTCGCCGGCTGGTCGATACACCGATTTTCAATCAGGTGATTATCGCCCTGATCTCGGTGAACGCCGTGGTGGTGGGGCTGGAAACCTCCACCTGGGTATTGGAGCGTTTCAGCAGCACCCTGCACGGCATTAACCAGCTGATCCTGGGTGCGTTTATGCTGGAGGCGGCCATCAAGATGGCCGCCCACGGCAATCGCCCCTGGCGCTATTTTGCCAATGGCTGGAACGTGTTTGATTTCTCCATCATCGTGCTGAGCCTGATCCCGGCAGCGGGGCCCATGGCCACACTGGCGCGCCTGGTGCGGGTGCTGCGGGTATTGCGCCTTGTGTCCGCGTTCCCGGAGCTGCGCCTGCTGGTAGACACCCTGCTGCGCAGTCTGCCGAGCATGTTCCATATCAGCCTGCTGATGGGAATCATTTTTTATATTTACGGGGTGGCCGGTTACTTCCTGTTTCACGAAATCGACCCCACCCACTGGCGCAATCTGCCCATCGCCCTGTTGAGCCTGTTCCGCATTGTCACCTTTGAGGACTGGACCGACATCATGTACACCGCGATGGAATCCATGCCGTACAGCTGGATTTATTTCCTGAGCTTTGTGGTGATGGGTGCGTTTGTGATGATCAACCTGTTTATCGGGGTGGTGCTGAATAATCTGGAAGAAGCCAAGCTGCGTCGCCTGGACGAACTGGCCATGCCCCCCAGCCAAACCGAAATTCTGCGCGAGCTCCGCGCAACCCAGGAGTCACTCGCCCGGCTGCAGAAGCGCCTGGGTGACCTGGGAGATGAGAAAGGAAGCGAACCATGA
- the trpE gene encoding anthranilate synthase component I encodes MTPSEYAQLASKGFNRIPLVRRVLADIETPLTTYMKLAARDGGRYSYLLESVQGGEKWGRYSIIGLPARTVLKVTGYDVVVERDGKIVEQHTVEDPLAFVEEFRGRYKVPEIDGLPRFNGGLVGYFGYDVVRYIEPKLADSCPPDTLGNPDILLMVSDELVVFDNLAGAVLFIVHADPEQGDAFETAQRRLDELVGQLSQPLDSVEPLGIDGDHTAEDTFTSHFGEDAFKQGVHKVKDYILAGDVMQVVPSQRLSAPFTVPPLNLYRALRSLNPSPYMYFLDLGDHQVVGSSPEILVHLEDGDMTVRPIAGTRRRGATEAQDLALEQDLLADPKEIAEHLMLIDLGRNDVGRVAQTGTVQVTEKMVVERYSHVMHIVSNVTGKIKPELHAIDALRAAHPAGTLSGAPKIRAMEIIDELEPEKRGVYGGAVGYLAWNGNMDTAIAIRTAVIKDEKVYVQAGAGLVADSDPQSEWDETMNKARALFRAVAIATGQ; translated from the coding sequence ATGACCCCCAGCGAATACGCCCAACTTGCGTCTAAAGGATTTAACCGCATACCTCTGGTCCGCCGCGTACTGGCAGACATAGAGACCCCACTCACCACCTACATGAAGCTCGCCGCCCGCGATGGCGGTCGCTACAGCTACCTGCTGGAGTCCGTGCAGGGCGGGGAAAAGTGGGGGCGCTACTCCATTATCGGCCTGCCCGCCCGCACCGTACTGAAAGTGACCGGGTACGATGTTGTGGTCGAGCGCGACGGAAAAATCGTCGAGCAGCACACCGTTGAAGACCCTCTGGCCTTCGTCGAGGAGTTCCGCGGACGCTATAAAGTGCCGGAGATAGACGGCCTGCCGCGCTTCAACGGCGGACTGGTGGGGTACTTCGGCTACGACGTCGTGCGCTATATCGAGCCCAAACTCGCCGACAGCTGCCCGCCGGATACCCTCGGTAACCCGGATATCCTGCTGATGGTCAGCGACGAGCTGGTGGTGTTCGACAACCTCGCCGGTGCCGTGCTGTTTATCGTGCACGCCGATCCGGAGCAGGGGGATGCCTTTGAAACCGCCCAGCGCCGCCTAGACGAGCTGGTGGGTCAGCTGTCGCAGCCGCTCGACAGCGTCGAACCCCTCGGTATCGACGGCGATCACACCGCCGAGGACACCTTTACCTCCCATTTCGGCGAAGATGCCTTCAAACAGGGCGTACACAAGGTCAAGGATTACATCCTCGCCGGCGACGTGATGCAGGTAGTGCCGTCCCAGCGCCTGTCCGCGCCGTTTACCGTACCACCGCTCAATCTGTACCGCGCCTTGCGCAGCCTGAATCCGTCTCCATATATGTACTTCCTCGATCTGGGGGACCACCAGGTGGTGGGTTCCAGCCCGGAGATCCTGGTGCACCTGGAAGACGGCGATATGACCGTGCGCCCGATCGCCGGTACCCGCCGCCGCGGCGCCACCGAAGCGCAGGATCTGGCGCTGGAGCAAGACCTGCTGGCGGACCCGAAAGAGATCGCCGAGCACCTGATGCTGATCGACCTCGGCCGCAACGATGTGGGCCGCGTCGCTCAGACCGGCACCGTGCAGGTCACGGAAAAAATGGTGGTGGAGCGGTACTCCCACGTGATGCACATCGTCTCCAATGTGACCGGCAAGATTAAACCGGAGCTGCACGCCATTGATGCCCTGCGTGCGGCCCATCCGGCAGGCACCCTGTCCGGCGCGCCCAAGATTCGCGCCATGGAAATTATTGACGAACTGGAACCGGAAAAACGCGGTGTCTACGGCGGTGCCGTGGGCTACCTGGCGTGGAACGGCAACATGGATACCGCCATCGCGATTCGCACCGCGGTGATCAAGGACGAAAAAGTGTATGTGCAGGCCGGCGCCGGCCTGGTCGCGGATTCCGATCCGCAATCCGAATGGGACGAGACCATGAACAAGGCGCGGGCACTGTTCCGCGCCGTGGCCATCGCCACCGGGCAATAA
- the rpe gene encoding ribulose-phosphate 3-epimerase codes for MPDYKIAPSILSANFARLGEEVDSVLAAGADWVHFDVMDNHYVPNLTIGPMVCKALRNHGVTAPIDVHLMVEPVDDMIRMFADAGATYITFHPEASKHVDRSLQLIQSLGCKAGLVFNPASSLDAAKYVLDKLDMILLMSVNPGFGGQKFIPATLGKLKEARKLIDDSGLDIRLEIDGGVTKDNIREIAQAGADSFVAGSAIFNADDYAEVIKVMRSELAQA; via the coding sequence ATGCCAGACTACAAAATCGCACCCTCCATCCTCTCCGCCAACTTTGCCCGCCTGGGTGAAGAAGTTGACAGCGTCCTCGCCGCCGGCGCCGACTGGGTGCACTTCGACGTAATGGACAACCACTACGTCCCCAACCTCACCATCGGCCCCATGGTCTGCAAGGCGCTCCGCAACCACGGCGTCACCGCCCCCATCGACGTCCACCTCATGGTCGAACCCGTCGACGACATGATCCGCATGTTCGCCGACGCCGGCGCCACCTACATCACCTTCCACCCGGAAGCCAGTAAACACGTCGACCGCTCCCTGCAACTGATCCAGTCCCTGGGCTGTAAGGCCGGCCTCGTATTCAACCCCGCCTCCAGCCTCGACGCCGCCAAATACGTACTCGATAAACTCGACATGATCCTCCTCATGTCCGTCAACCCCGGCTTCGGCGGCCAGAAATTTATTCCCGCCACCCTCGGCAAACTGAAGGAAGCCCGCAAACTCATCGACGACTCCGGCCTCGATATCCGCCTCGAGATCGACGGCGGTGTCACCAAAGACAACATCCGCGAAATCGCCCAGGCCGGCGCCGATAGCTTCGTCGCCGGCTCCGCCATCTTCAACGCGGATGACTATGCGGAAGTGATCAAGGTGATGCGTTCAGAGTTGGCGCAGGCCTGA
- the murU gene encoding N-acetylmuramate alpha-1-phosphate uridylyltransferase MurU has product MTAQPTKAPTAMLLAAGFGKRMRPLTDHTPKPLIPVLGKPLIEYAIERLVNAGISNLVINLAHLGEQIRAHLGNGERFGATIQYSEESQPLETAGGISKALPLLGDAPFLVVNGDVWCDFDFARWVNNPLPENCPGRLLMVPNPPHNPEGDFGIDEGLLSGTTKPRFTFAGISYLRPEILTGYPKARECYGLGEVFAYNEDKMQAEVYGGDWCDVGTPERLNKLEERLKAN; this is encoded by the coding sequence ATGACAGCCCAACCCACCAAGGCGCCCACCGCCATGCTCCTTGCCGCCGGATTCGGCAAACGCATGCGCCCGCTCACCGATCACACCCCAAAACCGCTGATTCCGGTACTGGGCAAACCGTTGATCGAATACGCCATCGAGCGCCTGGTCAACGCCGGCATCAGCAACCTCGTCATCAACCTCGCCCACCTCGGCGAGCAGATCCGCGCACACCTCGGCAATGGCGAGCGCTTCGGCGCGACCATTCAGTACTCAGAAGAGAGCCAACCCCTGGAAACCGCTGGCGGCATCAGCAAAGCCCTGCCGCTACTGGGCGACGCGCCTTTCCTGGTGGTCAACGGCGACGTCTGGTGCGATTTCGATTTCGCCCGGTGGGTCAACAACCCGCTGCCGGAAAACTGCCCCGGCCGTCTGCTCATGGTGCCCAACCCGCCCCACAATCCCGAAGGCGACTTTGGGATTGATGAAGGCCTGCTTTCCGGCACCACCAAACCCAGATTCACCTTCGCCGGTATCAGCTACCTGCGCCCGGAAATTCTCACCGGTTATCCGAAAGCCCGGGAGTGTTACGGTCTGGGGGAAGTGTTCGCGTATAACGAAGACAAGATGCAGGCGGAAGTGTATGGCGGCGACTGGTGCGATGTCGGCACCCCGGAAAGGCTGAATAAGCTGGAAGAAAGGCTAAAGGCGAATTAA
- a CDS encoding aminoglycoside phosphotransferase family protein produces MNECVTQAPDERKEQLRQWAARALQAGHEPLQLPPLETALTLQPLSGDAGFRRYFRTDTNPSLIAVDSPPGRTNVSRFVALADYLRRNGIHTPLVISADIEHGYMLLEDLGDTQLLRELDDDSVSGLYAEVMSELLCLQQIGRQEGLFPPYNRELLHMEMRLLPEWLVGKLLQRSLSDEENQLLERAFAHLLDSASSQPQVLVHRDYHSRNLMIRDGERPGVVDFQDAVWGPVTYDLASLLRDCYIRWPQEQVENWALAYASTAMDAGVIPEVDGKTFLRWFDWIGLQRHFKVLGLFPRLYLRDGKHGYLPDLPLVIRYTLEVCDKYEEMQPFARWFRTEILPLIEQQDWYRDYRTAGERQHAETEHP; encoded by the coding sequence ATGAACGAGTGTGTAACCCAGGCCCCGGACGAGCGCAAAGAACAGTTGCGCCAGTGGGCAGCCCGCGCCCTGCAGGCCGGCCATGAGCCACTGCAGCTGCCGCCTCTGGAAACGGCTCTCACGCTCCAGCCCCTGTCCGGGGACGCCGGCTTCCGCCGGTACTTCCGCACCGATACCAACCCCAGCCTGATTGCGGTGGATTCCCCGCCCGGTAGAACCAACGTCAGCCGCTTCGTCGCCCTGGCCGATTATCTGCGTCGCAACGGTATCCACACGCCGTTGGTGATCTCCGCGGATATCGAACACGGCTATATGCTGCTGGAAGACCTCGGCGACACCCAATTGTTGCGAGAGCTCGATGACGACAGCGTCTCCGGCCTCTACGCCGAAGTCATGAGCGAGCTGCTGTGCCTGCAGCAGATCGGCCGCCAGGAGGGGCTTTTCCCTCCTTATAACCGCGAGCTGCTGCATATGGAAATGCGCCTGCTGCCCGAGTGGCTGGTGGGCAAACTGCTGCAGCGGTCGCTGAGCGACGAAGAAAATCAGCTGCTGGAGCGGGCCTTTGCGCACCTGCTCGACAGCGCTAGCAGTCAGCCCCAGGTACTGGTGCACCGGGACTATCACAGCCGCAACCTGATGATCCGCGACGGCGAGCGCCCCGGTGTGGTCGACTTCCAGGATGCCGTCTGGGGCCCGGTCACCTACGACCTCGCGTCACTGTTGCGCGACTGCTACATCCGCTGGCCCCAGGAGCAGGTGGAGAACTGGGCGCTCGCCTACGCCTCCACCGCGATGGATGCCGGCGTGATTCCCGAAGTCGACGGCAAGACCTTCCTGCGCTGGTTCGACTGGATTGGCCTGCAGCGCCACTTTAAAGTCCTCGGCCTCTTCCCGCGCCTGTATCTGCGCGATGGCAAGCACGGCTACCTGCCGGATCTGCCCCTCGTCATACGCTACACCCTGGAAGTGTGCGATAAATACGAAGAGATGCAGCCCTTCGCCCGCTGGTTCCGCACAGAGATCCTGCCCTTGATCGAGCAGCAGGACTGGTACCGCGACTACCGCACCGCCGGCGAGCGCCAGCACGCAGAAACCGAACACCCTTGA